A window from Triticum aestivum cultivar Chinese Spring chromosome 6D, IWGSC CS RefSeq v2.1, whole genome shotgun sequence encodes these proteins:
- the LOC123142006 gene encoding uncharacterized protein: MKGTQAISVTLLMSFLVIATRGKDVRYRRQEEDSTQILTYQGVNKTIQMEDGDVYDCIDVYKQPAFNHPLLKDHKIQMKPNSFPVWMDTQTFPSDSFSQVQPSIIKCPIGTIPILRSNGSSTIATHNIDGLKNDMQWERAGLRYIGDLFGARALINVWEPKVNKGSQDYSSLWIDIENGGGQHTDRMGAGLRVSPTLSGDAFSRFHVAWYDGYSKKSCVDFRCPGYVQVHHNVGPGTRIQPSSVYGGLQKVVDIQIFKEPTSGHWWVSVNKMPIGYWPGGLFEFIRYKGDFAFWGGQVEGPTAASNSPQMGSGHFASEGFGKVAFIEGIDIADHKGRFVTPDKSRVEHGSSDHSKYTAGGFEVSKYIGMRIFYGGPGSMRA, translated from the exons ATGAAAGGAACACAAGCCATTAGTGTGACTCTTCTCATGTCATTTCTTGTTATAGCGACCAGAGGAAAAGATGTGAGATATAGAAGGCAAGAGGAAGACAGTACCCAGATTCTCACTTATCAAGGAGTTAATAAAACCATTCAA ATGGAAGACGGGGACGTCTATGACTGCATCGATGTGTATAAGCAACCGGCTTTTAACCACCCATTGTTAAAAGACCATAAAATCCAG ATGAAACCAAATTCTTTCCCTGTTTGGATGGATACCCAAACATTTCCTTCGGATTCTTTTTCGCAAGTGCAACCATCTATCATCAAGTGCCCAATAGGAACAATTCCAATACTGCGTAGTAATGGAAGTAGCACCATAGCAACACACAATATTGATGGGCTCAAAAACGATATGCAATGGGAG AGGGCGGGACTCAGATACATTGGTGATTTATTTGGGGCGCGTGCTCTAATAAATGTTTGGGAGCCAAAGGTTAATAAAGGTAGCCAGGATTATAGCTCACTTTGGATAGATATTGAAAATGGAGGGGGACAACACACAGATCGGATGGGCGCTGGTCTTCGGGTATCTCCAACATTGAGTGGTGATGCTTTTTCTAGATTTCATGTTGCTTGG TACGATGGCTATTCAAAGAAGTCATGCGTTGACTTCAGGTGTCCGGGATATGTGCAAGTCCACCACAATGTTGGTCCTGGAACAAGAATACAACCATCCTCTGTCTATGGTGGATTACAGAAAGTAGTAGACATTCAAATATTCAAG GAGCCGACATCAGGCCATTGGTGGGTGAGTGTGAATAAAATGCCAATTGGATATTGGCCGGGCGGACTATTCGAATTCATTAGATACAAGGGTGATTTCGCGTTCTGGGGCGGGCAGGTTGAGGGGCCGACTGCCGCATCAAACTCTCCGCAGATGGGCAGCGGGCATTTTGCTTCGGAAGGATTCGGAAAAGTGGCGTTCATAGAAGGCATCGATATTGCTGATCATAAGGGCAGGTTTGTGACCCCGGATAAATCCCGAGTGGAGCATGGGTCGAGCGATCATTCCAAATACACCGCCGGTGGATTTGAAGTTAGCAAGTATATCGGTATGCGTATCTTCTATGGTGGACCAGGCTCCATGAGGGCATGA